One Lachancea thermotolerans CBS 6340 chromosome F complete sequence DNA window includes the following coding sequences:
- the OAF3 gene encoding Oaf3p (weakly similar to uniprot|P36023 Saccharomyces cerevisiae YKR064W Hypothetical ORF), which yields MEQDRASDVPPAKKRRRPTVVCTNCKRRKSKCDRLKPVCGNCLRLGDETTCAYGLEPAGEARKPGVSRLVAQCFEMVRSTQPTLIDLQPNGVLIQCKRSCTSYIAPLTPSAAKQRDPYLQALGLVCQLKRTMRAADPAPKKEGTAEATSRGSLPNSMRYIESIEQNSPEQPASLASRHKNMCRQLFTKFGKYRRNHTSSTEDDLKALPSRVPAKKVFFRHIWPYFWSHLSGLCPIFDEAQLEKSLKRVYDRFSPDTHSKLDVEDYACFSIVLLITCLVQLSLKFAQDYTEENTNSESSIVMGIDTSKFISMVNGCISRKKGDRKCSLLRLQSLLLLRFYYWCAPDDGDGDYLQHSNMLMGKIVAACYSMGIEWQCVRDPEEFVNNFNLCLGLMPLEAEYDASDYKKIWTTVLHWDRKLSLLTGQRCLIGNSIKLPTPGHESPSCALLKFDSLILKICDMISNDPRRVDATAVIRLLETLRQSLKKDTRENIVNPALGFEWGMVIALLELTITHAHMVHSEKTESPDEFCDCIQGLFEKVLQITKICEQYLYSQEGLDPSARFYTNKIVDIAFSSISAIFPSLILRSGRSIEPHTKTTLLNFYRDILSASFNTIGVEYYSCFRRMFPSKLVFRTLSAAGDEDPWTRILEFIVSSDYNKEFALLQRSGIFKQFFKSYEKTGNVESAASLWSAYYAPNDLYSFDLDVKSFGLQMPFSHSNRYNDYDVFEAFFNNAKTLFLAKVPNLPALNGTALGQGAFNYFDYSLLQGIENFDSADFLDFFEPGGSEALVELESQESPSNHDIC from the coding sequence ATGGAGCAAGACCGTGCAAGCGATGTTCCACCTgcgaagaaaagaagaagacctACCGTTGTCTGTACGAATTGCAAAAGGCGCAAAAGTAAATGTGACAGGCTAAAACCGGTCTGCGGGAACTGTCTGCGATTGGGGGACGAAACAACATGCGCTTACGGATTGGAACCTGCCGGGGAAGCTCGCAAGCCGGGTGTATCACGGTTGGTCGCTCAATGCTTCGAAATGGTCAGAAGCACGCAGCCCACTCTGATTGATCTCCAGCCGAACGGCGTACTCATCCAGTGCAAGCGGTCCTGCACCTCATACATTGCGCCGCTCACTCCTTCAGCTGCCAAGCAGCGAGATCCCTACTTGCAAGCCCTGGGATTAGTCTGCCAGCTCAAGCGGACGATGCGAGCGGCAGACCCAGCTcccaaaaaagaaggaacagCAGAAGCGACGTCGCGAGGGTCCCTCCCGAACTCGATGCGCTACATTGAAAGCATTGAGCAAAATAGTCCGGAACAGCCAGCGAGCCTTGCATCTAGGCACAAGAACATGTGCAGGCAGCTTTTCACAAAGTTTGGCAAGTATCGCCGCAATCACACTTCGTCCACTGAAGATGATCTTAAAGCTCTGCCGTCTCGGGTACCGGCCAAAAAGGTCTTTTTCAGGCACATCTGGCCTTATTTCTGGTCTCACTTATCAGGTTTATGTCCCATCTTTGATGAAGCTcagcttgaaaaaagcttgaagcgGGTTTACGATCGGTTTAGCCCTGATACTCATTCAAAGCTCGATGTGGAGGACTATGCATGCTTCTCAATCGTTCTGTTGATTACATGCCTTGTTCagctctctttgaagttcgCCCAGGATTAcacagaagaaaatacaAATAGCGAGTCGTCCATTGTCATGGGAATAGACACTAGCAAGTTCATCTCAATGGTCAACGGCTGCATATCCAGAAAAAAAGGTGACAGGAAATGTTCACTGCTCCGGTTACAGAGCTTGCTGCTCCTCAGGTTTTACTATTGGTGCGCTCCGGACGATGGCGACGGCGACTACCTTCAGCATAGTAATATGCTAATGGGGAAGATTGTAGCCGCTTGCTATTCTATGGGAATAGAATGGCAATGTGTCAGAGATCCAGAAGAGTttgtcaacaatttcaatcTTTGCTTGGGCCTGATGCCCTTGGAGGCAGAGTACGACGCAAGCGACTATAAAAAGATATGGACCACCGTGCTGCATTGGGACAGAAAACTGAGCTTACTGACTGGCCAGCGGTGCCTTATTGGGAACTCCATAAAACTGCCCACCCCCGGCCACGAGTCTCCCTCTTGTGCCTTGCTAAAGTTTGACAGTTTGATTCTCAAAATATGCGATATGATTAGCAATGATCCACGCAGGGTTGATGCGACCGCTGTGATAAGACTATTAGAGACACTGCGCcagtctttgaaaaaagacaCAAGAGAAAACATCGTCAATCCCGCGCTGGGCTTTGAGTGGGGGATGGTAATTGCTCTCTTAGAGCTTACAATAACCCACGCGCATATGGTTCACAGTGAGAAAACCGAAAGCCCTGATGAATTCTGCGATTGCATTCAAGGCCTTTTCGAGAAAGTGCTCCAAATCACAAAAATCTGCGAGCAATATCTTTATAGCCAGGAAGGGCTGGATCCCTCGGCTAGATTTTACACTAACAAGATTGTTGACATAGCTTTTAGCAGCATCTCTGCTATTTTTCCCAGCCTCATTCTAAGATCAGGCAGGTCCATTGAGCCACACACGAAAACAACTCTTCTAAACTTCTACAGAGACATTTTGTCTGCTTCCTTCAACACGATAGGAGTCGAATACTACTCTTGCTTTAGGAGAATGTTTCCATCAAAGTTGGTTTTTCGAACACTTTCTGCCGCAGGCGACGAAGATCCTTGGACAAGAATCTTAGAATTTATTGTCTCATCAGACTATAACAAAGAGTTTGCTTTGTTACAACGGTCAGGTATATTCAAAcagttcttcaagtcaTACGAAAAGACGGGCAATGTCGAGAGTGCCGCGAGTTTATGGAGTGCTTATTATGCACCCAACGATCTTTACTCCTTTGATTTGGAtgtcaaaagttttgggCTTCAGATGCCGTTTTCTCACAGCAACCGTTATAACGACTATGATGTCTTCGAagcatttttcaacaatgccaaaacactttttttggcaaaaGTGCCAAACCTGCCGGCTCTCAACGGCACCGCTCTAGGGCAAGGTGCGTTCAACTATTTCGATTACAGCCTTTTGCAGGGAATTGAAAACTTCGATTCCGCAGACTTTTTGGATTTCTTTGAACCCGGCGGTAGCGAAGCGCTGGTAGAACTTGAGTCCCAAGAAAGCCCGTCAAATCACGACATCTGCTGA
- the DAS1 gene encoding SCF ubiquitin ligase complex subunit DAS1 (similar to uniprot|P47005 Saccharomyces cerevisiae YJL149W), which translates to MTRAQEDLAEYGSLLNKLPTALLQEVLSHLSQQDRVNACLVNRKFNEIATKLVYRRIYLNDSNVVRSDIMNVAVNWTLLYVPNRLPEESARSVANRKLRILIRTLRSSKRAVNCVEWVRINWDLNPLYQKNLLSIVCNESASLLRLENVTDPSCNDIIANGRVSSTKLTSFDMAPPSPNAGSEVEPAYIPNLKKYLTQRISSHITFMNLFMDPLVLFTYLYPLRDKLQVVDLKLHWRIEFFPQEHFVHKISERPLTQLSDVFDPRSLKVLTIVSWHECLLPNELSMIKQLKEFTSIEDLSLISIEQESLPLIGLFSSLTGLKRLKTDFIEELSPQSTRPELFLTILHNCRDLEFLDMRFEGLDAPIINVENGEFQISQKCHCSRCMHVFDSIIRQKLFLFPEDYLVAGIQDVTTKDIFRMMRFNCLLPYSKACDYYPSVRTYPMDIESFVLLMNSSLRLYRASRCQLIRDPVVPLDTGDLVDSEDDDEDTNMILPHKPLTKQDVLDCYHALIHHQRRTYIALLSQFPKLRFLVLNDVATVVINEDDERILQPVFYNNGFVSNLKGWTDNGKSQRDSRVFMEKSALYESMKRLEV; encoded by the coding sequence ATGACgcgagctcaagaagattTGGCGGAATACGGATCACTACTCAATAAACTTCCTACGGCGCTGCTACAGGAGGTTTTGTCGCATCTCTCACAGCAGGACCGCGTAAATGCCTGCTTGGTGAACCGCAAATTCAATGAAATCGCCACGAAGTTGGTGTACCGCAGGATATACCTTAACGATTCGAACGTTGTTCGAAGCGACATCATGAACGTCGCAGTCAACTGGACTCTACTGTACGTCCCTAACCGGCTGCCGGAAGAAAGCGCACGGAGTGTTGCGAACCGGAAGCTGAGGATACTGATCAGGACGCTGCGATCGAGCAAACGCGCTGTGAACTGTGTGGAGTGGGTTCGCATAAACTGGGACCTAAATCCCCTATACCAGAAGAATTTGTTGTCAATCGTGTGCAATGAAAGTGCGTCTCTGTTGAGACTAGAGAATGTCACGGATCCTTCTTGTAACGACATTATCGCCAATGGGCGCGTGTCGAGCACAAAGCTAACAAGCTTTGATATGGCGCCTCCGAGCCCGAACGCGGGCTCCGAAGTTGAACCTGCATACATTccgaacttgaagaaataccTCACGCAGCGCATTTCATCACATATCACATTCATGAACCTGTTCATGGACCCTCTTGTATTGTTCACGTATCTTTACCCATTGAGGGACAAGCTGCAGGTGGTGGATCTCAAGTTGCACTGGAGAATAGAGTTTTTTCCCCAGGAGCACTTTGTGCATAAAATATCCGAGCGGCCGCTCACCCAGCTTTCTGATGTCTTTGACCCTAGGTCCTTGAAAGTCCTTACCATAGTATCATGGCATGAATGTCTTCTCCCTAATGAGCTAAGTATGATCAAACAGCTCAAAGAATTCACCAGTATTGAAGACCTGTCGTTGATATCAATCGAACAAGAGAGCTTGCCTTTGATAGGCCTCTTTAGCAGTCTTACGGGGCTTAAAAGGCTCAAAACTGATTTCATCGAAGAGCTGTCTCCCCAGTCCACTAGACCAGAGCTATTCCTTACCATATTACACAATTGCAGGGATCTTGAGTTCCTAGACATGAGGTTTGAGGGTCTAGATGCGCCTATAATAAACGTTGAAAACGGAGAGTTCCaaatctctcaaaaatgcCACTGCAGCCGTTGCATGCACGTTTTCGACTCAATTATTCGCCAAAAGCTGTTTCTCTTCCCAGAAGATTATCTTGTAGCAGGAATTCAAGACGTCACAACTAAGGACATTTTCAGAATGATGAGGTTTAATTGCTTACTGCCATACTCGAAGGCGTGTGACTACTACCCTAGTGTTAGGACTTACCCCATGGACATAGAGAGCTTCGTTCTACTTATGAATAGCAGCTTAAGGCTTTACAGAGCTAGCCGTTGCCAGCTCATCAGAGACCCAGTGGTGCCTTTAGACACAGGCGATCTGGTAGACagcgaagacgacgacgaggacacAAACATGATTCTGCCCCATAAACCGCTAACGAAGCAAGACGTATTAGACTGTTATCACGCGCTTATCCACCATCAAAGGCGCACATACATTGCCCTCTTGAGTCAATTTCCAAAGCTGCGGTTTCTGGTTCTGAATGATGTCGCCACGGTTGTGATAAATGAGGACGACGAGAGGATATTACAGCCAGTATTTTACAATAATGGGTTTGTTTCGAATCTTAAAGGATGGACTGATAATGgcaaaagccaaagagaTTCTAGGGTATTCATGGAAAAGTCGGCGCTCTATGAAAGTATGAAGAGGCTTGAAGTATAA
- the LAS1 gene encoding rRNA-processing protein LAS1 (weakly similar to uniprot|P36146 Saccharomyces cerevisiae YKR063C LAS1 Essential nuclear protein possibly involved in bud formation and morphogenesis mutants require the SSD1-v allele for viability), producing MVAHRLSHRAHQLMAQHEPRIVPWRYKSDLDGLKRAFYPKKFGTADRRREAVVKVRCWNTRGPYVPHTVESTAHLAETKMLDEQALLSGIPLQLSYTMAMIRFVNGLLDPTQQSQFAIPLHTLAERMGLPSWFVELRHCGTHERELPSLDMLRLASESALEWLWEHYWDADEEPAQEEEEQEQTPDVSAETVERVLRKASSIANLLTANGNMWKTQRVSSSFTGEQDPQQKRQKRAEKPEERLERFVLAAKDAWRSVKARPDVFVGALMRNYRSRQGPVLELLADRIQPFGFELCRWVCENYDAAIKQGHSPLRARFDAARLRALLGQVCDTTLDLKKVLAHWDRWAEMLRAHPNYVALKLLEGCEQQLQNAADKLRKRHAREVDELRALAQRLRACVVSSEFNMYQLAQPQPQDASPAESAPTVPQAQPVPSANDILNDLAQLKKTAQHRRAIRAWDPAPDWTPRPFGTV from the coding sequence ATGGTAGCTCATCGCCTAAGTCATCGCGCACATCAACTAATGGCACAGCACGAGCCACGAATTGTCCCCTGGAGATATAAGTCTGATCTCGATGGGCTAAAGCGGGCCTTTTACCCTAAGAAGTTTGGCACGGCAGACCGACGCCGAGAAGCTGTGGTGAAGGTCAGATGTTGGAACACTCGAGGGCCATACGTTCCACACACGGTGGAGTCGACTGCGCACCTCGCGGAAACCAAGATGCTAGACGAGCAGGCACTCTTGAGTGGGATACCGCTACAGCTGAGCTACACAATGGCTATGATACGGTTCGTGAACGGGCTGCTGGATCCTACTCAGCAGTCCCAGTTTGCGATCCCGCTACACACACTGGCGGAGCGAATGGGACTGCCGTCGTGGTTTGTGGAGTTGCGGCACTGCGGCACTCACGAGCGCGAACTGCCTAGTCTGGACATGTTGCGACTGGCAAGCGAAAGTGCATTGGAGTGGCTATGGGAGCACTACTGGGACGCCGATGAGGAGCCCGCgcaagaggaagaagagcaggaGCAGACCCCAGACGTGTCTGCCGAGACTGTGGAGCGTGTGCTCCGAAAGGCTTCTTCCATCGCAAACTTACTAACGGCGAACGGGAACATGTGGAAAACACAGCGCGTGTCGTCGAGCTTCACGGGTGAGCAGGACCCGCAGCAGAAAAGACAGAAGCGAGCAGAGAAGCCGGAGGAGCGGCTGGAAAGGTTTGTACTGGCCGCGAAGGACGCATGGCGTTCCGTGAAAGCGCGCCCAGACGTGTTCGTTGGGGCCCTCATGCGCAACTACCGCAGCCGCCAGGGCCCCgtgctggagctgctggcggACCGCATCCAGCCTTTCGGCTTCGAGCTGTGTCGCTGGGTGTGCGAAAACTACGACGCAGCCATAAAACAGGGCCACAGCCCGCTGCGCGCCAGGTTCGACGCCGCGCGGCTGCGCGCGCTCCTGGGCCAAGTGTGCGACACGACGCTGGATCTCAAGAAAGTGCTGGCGCACTGGGACCGTTGGGCCGAGATGCTTCGTGCGCATCCCAACTACGTGGCGCTGAAGTTGCTGGAGGGCTgcgagcagcagctccagaaCGCGGCAGACAAGTTGCGCAAGAGGCACGCTCGCGAGGTGGACGAGCTCCGGGCTCTAGCCCAGCGACTGCGTGCATGCGTTGTAAGTTCCGAGTTTAACATGTACCAACTTGCCCAACCTCAGCCGCAGGACGCCTCACCAGCGGAGTCAGCGCCAACAGTACCACAAGCACAGCCGGTGCCGTCGGCGAACGACATCCTCAATGACCTAGCACAACTAAAGAAGACGGCTCAGCATCGTCGTGCGATCCGCGCATGGGACCCTGCGCCAGACTGGACGCCAAGGCCCTTCGGCACAGTATAG